A part of Halalkalicoccus subterraneus genomic DNA contains:
- a CDS encoding metallophosphoesterase, producing the protein MRVGIIADTHDNVAAIERATDLFREQGIETLIHCGDFIAPPVLPFFEGFELHGVLGNNDGEVAGLESGFEAIGGELHGRFADLELGGKRFAVLHGESKEEVEGYAESGEYDYVCYGHHHEREERTVGDTVVLNPGAHFPTVPEDHRSIAILDTEGDVEFHRV; encoded by the coding sequence ATGCGAGTCGGGATCATTGCCGATACCCACGACAACGTCGCGGCGATCGAACGCGCGACCGATTTGTTTCGCGAACAAGGAATCGAGACCCTGATCCACTGCGGCGACTTCATCGCTCCGCCCGTCTTGCCCTTCTTCGAGGGATTCGAGCTCCATGGCGTACTCGGGAACAACGACGGCGAGGTCGCGGGCCTCGAATCGGGCTTCGAGGCGATCGGGGGCGAACTCCACGGACGCTTTGCCGACCTCGAACTCGGCGGGAAGCGTTTCGCGGTACTTCACGGCGAATCGAAGGAGGAGGTCGAGGGATACGCCGAATCGGGCGAGTACGACTACGTTTGCTACGGCCACCACCACGAGCGCGAGGAGCGGACGGTCGGCGACACGGTCGTACTCAACCCCGGCGCACACTTTCCGACCGTGCCCGAGGACCACCGGTCGATCGCGATCCTCGACACCGAGGGCGACGTCGAGTTCCATCGGGTATAA
- a CDS encoding radical SAM protein yields MTDPSELSVTLVDGYVDEPAHFGVPPYISTYPRYTAGALVDAGVLPENVTYHTIDELREEKGKWRDVEDADLMVYIGGMTVPGSYVGGTPAEPDEVKKLAWVSRGTSLMGGPVKFGVGEENAGAQDMERKDLDYDFVAKGDVEAAAHDLVESGLEGFNNRMRDNREIDRWARDGAFVIEQHPNHPDYLICEMETSRGCAYRCSFCTEPLYGDPAFRSAESVVSEVSNLADRGARHFRLGRQADILAFGGDGEAPNPDALRELYGGIREAVPDLETLHLDNMNPVTIVEYPEKSREGIRIIAEHNTPGDTAAFGLESADPVVQEENNLLVTAEECLEAVRVVNEEGGWRPGEKPGTGPSHGESAGNRLPKLLPGINLVHGLMGERPETYEHNKRFLHDLYDEGLMVRRINIRQVMAFAGTEMAETGADIAREHKERFKPYKREVREEIDNPMLKRVAPAGTVLEDVHMEYHDEGTTFGRQLGTYSLLIGVPGEYELGSSMDVAIVDHGYRSVTAVPYPLDVNGATMNELTAVPGIGKSTAGDIVVGRPYDSAREAGEKAGVDLSRFA; encoded by the coding sequence ATGACCGACCCCTCCGAGCTCTCGGTGACGCTCGTCGACGGCTACGTCGACGAGCCGGCACACTTCGGGGTTCCACCCTATATCTCGACGTACCCGCGGTACACGGCCGGCGCGCTCGTCGACGCGGGCGTTCTCCCCGAGAACGTCACCTACCACACGATCGACGAACTGCGCGAAGAGAAGGGGAAGTGGCGCGACGTCGAGGACGCGGACCTCATGGTCTACATCGGGGGAATGACCGTCCCGGGGAGCTACGTCGGCGGCACGCCCGCCGAACCCGACGAAGTGAAGAAGCTCGCGTGGGTCTCTCGGGGGACCAGCCTGATGGGCGGGCCCGTGAAGTTCGGCGTCGGCGAGGAGAACGCCGGGGCACAGGACATGGAGCGAAAGGACCTCGACTATGACTTCGTCGCGAAGGGCGACGTCGAGGCCGCCGCCCACGACCTCGTGGAGTCGGGGCTCGAAGGGTTCAACAACCGGATGCGAGATAATAGAGAAATCGACCGCTGGGCGAGGGATGGTGCGTTCGTGATCGAACAGCACCCCAACCATCCCGACTACCTCATCTGTGAGATGGAGACCTCGCGGGGCTGTGCGTATCGGTGTTCGTTCTGTACCGAACCGCTGTACGGCGATCCCGCGTTCCGGAGCGCCGAGAGCGTGGTGAGCGAGGTCTCGAACCTCGCCGACCGGGGCGCCCGGCACTTCCGACTGGGCCGGCAGGCCGACATCCTCGCCTTCGGCGGCGACGGCGAGGCGCCCAACCCCGACGCTCTCAGGGAGCTTTACGGTGGCATCCGCGAGGCGGTGCCCGACCTCGAAACGTTACATCTCGACAACATGAACCCGGTGACGATCGTCGAGTACCCCGAGAAATCGCGTGAGGGGATCCGAATCATCGCCGAGCACAACACGCCCGGGGATACGGCGGCGTTCGGATTGGAGAGTGCGGACCCCGTCGTCCAGGAGGAGAACAACCTACTCGTCACCGCCGAGGAGTGTCTGGAGGCGGTGCGCGTGGTCAACGAGGAGGGCGGGTGGCGACCCGGGGAAAAACCGGGAACAGGGCCGTCGCACGGCGAGAGCGCGGGAAACCGTCTGCCGAAACTGCTTCCGGGGATCAACCTCGTCCACGGCCTGATGGGCGAGCGCCCGGAGACCTACGAGCACAACAAGCGCTTTCTCCACGACCTCTACGACGAGGGGTTGATGGTCCGCCGGATCAACATCCGGCAGGTGATGGCGTTTGCGGGCACGGAGATGGCCGAAACCGGTGCGGACATCGCCCGCGAGCACAAGGAACGGTTCAAGCCCTACAAGCGCGAGGTCCGCGAGGAGATCGACAACCCGATGTTGAAACGGGTCGCCCCCGCCGGCACCGTCTTGGAGGACGTCCACATGGAGTACCACGACGAGGGGACGACCTTCGGCCGACAGTTGGGTACCTACTCGCTGCTGATCGGGGTACCGGGCGAGTACGAACTGGGGAGTTCGATGGACGTGGCGATCGTGGATCACGGTTATCGATCGGTGACGGCGGTGCCGTACCCCCTCGACGTCAACGGCGCGACGATGAACGAACTGACCGCGGTGCCGGGGATCGGGAAGTCCACGGCGGGCGACATCGTCGTCGGACGGCCCTACGACTCGGCCCGCGAGGCCGGCGAGAAGGCGGGTGTGGACCTCTCGCGGTTCGCCTGA
- a CDS encoding phosphoadenosine phosphosulfate reductase family protein — protein MDEFPTYLDIEYTDGAGEGPADYPTLDAKIDKAIEITHVALKEYRNPTVMWTGGKDSTLVLYFVREVAREFDLELPPVVFIDHFEHFPDVRAFVERWADEWDLDLVYARNEEFAALDADPGDEVPLDALGEETRRELRERLDYEGETFTFSADSYEGNHLLKTVALNGIIREKGFDGVFSGVRWDEQEARADETFFSPRHDSEKYPPHDRVHSILQFDERAVWDTMWNHVVPDAVGNYPSGHVPQDDDDLPPGVEPSDLPVGPKYFEGFRSLGSERGSARSDDRPAWLQDLDGTTERAGRAQDKEDLMGRLRDLGYM, from the coding sequence ATGGATGAATTCCCGACGTATCTCGACATCGAGTACACGGACGGCGCGGGCGAGGGGCCCGCGGACTACCCGACGCTCGACGCGAAGATCGACAAAGCGATCGAGATCACCCACGTCGCCCTCAAGGAGTATCGGAATCCGACGGTGATGTGGACCGGCGGGAAGGACTCGACGCTCGTGCTCTACTTCGTCCGCGAGGTTGCCCGCGAGTTCGACCTCGAACTCCCGCCCGTGGTCTTCATCGACCACTTCGAGCATTTCCCCGATGTGCGCGCGTTCGTCGAGCGGTGGGCCGACGAGTGGGATCTCGATCTCGTCTACGCGCGAAACGAGGAGTTCGCGGCGCTGGATGCCGACCCCGGCGACGAGGTCCCCCTCGACGCGCTCGGCGAGGAGACCCGCCGCGAGCTTCGCGAGCGACTCGACTACGAGGGCGAGACCTTCACGTTCAGTGCCGACAGCTACGAGGGCAACCACCTGCTGAAGACCGTCGCGCTCAACGGAATCATCCGCGAGAAAGGATTCGACGGGGTCTTCTCGGGCGTGCGCTGGGACGAACAGGAAGCACGGGCCGACGAGACGTTCTTCAGTCCGCGCCACGACTCGGAGAAGTATCCACCCCACGACCGGGTCCACTCGATCCTCCAGTTCGACGAGCGGGCCGTTTGGGACACGATGTGGAACCACGTCGTGCCGGACGCGGTCGGGAACTATCCCTCGGGTCACGTCCCACAGGACGACGACGACCTCCCGCCGGGCGTCGAGCCGTCAGACCTACCGGTGGGACCCAAGTACTTCGAGGGGTTTCGCTCGCTGGGCAGCGAGCGCGGCTCGGCGAGAAGCGACGACCGCCCCGCATGGCTCCAAGACCTCGACGGGACGACCGAGCGCGCGGGCCGCGCCCAGGACAAGGAGGACCTGATGGGGCGGCTGCGCGATCTCGGCTACATGTGA
- a CDS encoding type 1 glutamine amidotransferase domain-containing protein, giving the protein MDALIVTTDGFEDSELIYPYYRLQEAGIGMEIATPDGESVTGKIGEEMDADLSIADASESDYDLLVVPGGNAPEDLRIEAEESIDLVREFDESGKPIASVCHGAQLLISADILEDREATGFWAIQVDIENAGATFVDEECVVDDNLITARYPADLPAWLSTVLDRVEAQPAAAD; this is encoded by the coding sequence ATGGACGCGCTTATCGTCACCACCGACGGGTTCGAGGACAGCGAGCTGATCTACCCGTACTACCGCCTGCAGGAGGCGGGGATCGGGATGGAGATCGCCACGCCCGACGGCGAAAGTGTCACGGGAAAGATCGGCGAGGAGATGGACGCCGACCTCTCCATCGCGGACGCCAGCGAGTCAGACTACGATCTCTTGGTCGTGCCGGGCGGCAACGCTCCCGAGGACCTCCGGATCGAGGCCGAGGAGTCGATCGACCTCGTCCGGGAGTTCGACGAGAGCGGCAAGCCGATCGCGTCGGTCTGTCACGGCGCCCAGCTGCTGATCAGCGCCGATATTCTGGAGGATCGCGAAGCCACCGGCTTCTGGGCGATCCAGGTCGACATCGAGAACGCCGGCGCGACGTTCGTCGACGAGGAGTGTGTCGTCGACGACAACCTGATCACCGCTCGGTATCCCGCCGACCTGCCGGCGTGGCTCTCGACGGTCCTCGATCGGGTCGAGGCCCAGCCCGCCGCGGCCGACTGA
- the arcD gene encoding arginine/ornithine antiporter ArcD — MTETGFAPRTYEDIPEEHRPSLGQALVPVVGMIAFLLIGSVGFGLDPHMPLLWGCVLTGLVGRYWLGYTWDELFEGISAGLTMGIQALLILFVIYMLIPVWIGSGTIPGLIYYGLGLLTPTVFLPAAALIAAVSAFSIGSSWTTAATLGVALMGIGGGLGVPAPMTAGAVLTGAYTGDKITPLSDTTNLAAAVTNTDLMEHVNTMRVGTGLALVIALVIYAVLGLRISGTIPTGQVETIRTGILAGYDVSPLVFVPLVATFGLALVGYPALPTLVGGVFAGVATMLLVQGTGFAEAWQIAQAGTAPATGTELVDDLLASDGLNGSAWTVSIVVVALSLGGLLEKTGTLAALANGIEGLIESVAGLTVSTGVMAFAMNGLAGQQYMSIVIPSMTFRGVYEEFGLESKNLSRAVEAAGTTTSVLIPWNAGGAFMTATLGISPLAYGPYYLLGFLSPAILFVMGLTGWGITYEDDSSEDRGPAPKQALADGD; from the coding sequence ATGACGGAGACCGGCTTCGCGCCGCGGACGTACGAGGACATCCCCGAGGAGCATCGCCCGTCGCTCGGACAGGCGCTCGTCCCGGTCGTTGGAATGATCGCCTTTCTCCTGATTGGGTCGGTCGGGTTCGGGCTCGATCCGCACATGCCGCTGTTGTGGGGTTGTGTGCTGACCGGATTGGTGGGAAGATACTGGCTCGGCTACACGTGGGACGAGCTCTTCGAAGGGATCTCGGCCGGGCTGACGATGGGGATTCAGGCGCTTCTCATCCTCTTCGTGATCTACATGCTCATCCCCGTTTGGATCGGCTCGGGGACGATCCCCGGGCTGATCTACTACGGGCTGGGGTTGCTCACGCCGACCGTCTTCCTCCCGGCGGCCGCGCTGATCGCGGCCGTTTCCGCCTTCTCGATCGGGTCGTCCTGGACCACCGCCGCAACGTTGGGCGTTGCACTCATGGGAATCGGCGGGGGGCTCGGGGTGCCGGCACCGATGACCGCCGGAGCCGTGTTGACGGGCGCATACACCGGCGACAAGATCACGCCGCTTTCGGACACCACGAACCTCGCCGCCGCGGTGACGAACACCGACCTGATGGAACACGTCAACACCATGCGCGTCGGCACCGGGCTCGCACTGGTGATCGCGCTCGTGATCTACGCCGTCCTCGGGCTGCGGATTTCGGGGACCATCCCCACAGGGCAGGTCGAAACCATTCGGACGGGCATCCTCGCGGGCTACGACGTCTCCCCGCTCGTGTTCGTGCCGCTGGTCGCGACCTTCGGGCTCGCGCTTGTGGGCTATCCCGCGCTGCCGACGCTGGTCGGGGGCGTCTTCGCCGGCGTCGCGACCATGCTGTTGGTTCAGGGAACCGGCTTCGCGGAGGCATGGCAGATCGCCCAGGCCGGCACCGCGCCCGCGACGGGCACCGAACTAGTCGACGACCTGCTCGCAAGCGACGGACTGAACGGTTCCGCGTGGACGGTCTCGATCGTCGTCGTCGCCCTCTCGCTGGGTGGCCTGCTCGAAAAGACGGGGACGCTCGCCGCGCTCGCGAACGGGATCGAGGGGCTCATCGAGAGCGTCGCCGGGCTCACCGTCAGTACCGGCGTGATGGCCTTCGCGATGAACGGGCTCGCGGGCCAGCAGTACATGAGCATCGTCATCCCGTCGATGACCTTTCGGGGGGTCTACGAGGAGTTCGGCCTCGAGAGCAAGAACCTCTCGCGGGCCGTCGAGGCCGCCGGGACCACCACCAGCGTGCTGATCCCGTGGAACGCCGGCGGTGCGTTCATGACCGCGACCCTCGGGATCTCGCCGCTCGCGTACGGCCCGTACTACCTCTTGGGCTTCCTCTCGCCCGCGATCCTTTTCGTCATGGGGCTGACCGGCTGGGGGATCACCTACGAGGACGATTCGAGCGAGGATCGCGGACCGGCGCCGAAGCAAGCGCTCGCCGACGGCGACTGA
- a CDS encoding geranylgeranyl reductase family protein, with protein MSRRDCDVAIVGAGTAGCYAGATIANAGYDVLVLERKTEEEAGHIACGDALKGADAFPDAIPKSTLEPAMTNTEVDHGRFELPEHDSVLEIPVPGELAVIDRWEYGRALLRAASEAGVEFSYDTVVQDVLQDGTRVAGVTARRKGESLTVEADLTIDGAGALSILQDKADLSNSTFDTNVTYSQFCSAYREIVHVEEEVEWKDALVFKPTKRAAGYLWYFPRTGTEINAGVGFQMNEEPMKLVDDLKADLATRPEFEGATVEDKLGAALPTRRPYDSAVAPGFMAVGDSAGHVNPTTGGGIAGAAYAGEYAGEQAIRALEAGDVSEAMLWDYNERVMDHYGGRYAALDVYNIMATAGDVSDLTSLLASLPGENLAEALYSGSTDFGLKLKLRAAMDSFGHWGTILDFYRTKRVADELLNHYERYPDRPSALAGWQRERDAIMDRVYETAGAEAKY; from the coding sequence ATGAGTAGACGAGACTGCGATGTCGCCATCGTGGGGGCCGGCACGGCGGGCTGTTATGCGGGGGCGACGATCGCGAACGCGGGCTACGACGTGCTCGTCCTCGAACGCAAAACCGAGGAGGAGGCGGGCCACATAGCCTGTGGGGACGCGCTGAAGGGCGCGGACGCGTTCCCCGATGCGATCCCGAAATCCACACTCGAACCCGCGATGACCAACACGGAGGTGGATCACGGTCGCTTCGAGTTGCCCGAACACGACAGCGTCCTCGAGATCCCGGTACCGGGCGAACTCGCGGTGATCGACCGCTGGGAGTACGGCAGGGCACTGCTCCGTGCGGCAAGCGAGGCGGGCGTCGAGTTCTCGTACGACACCGTCGTCCAGGACGTCCTTCAGGACGGCACTCGGGTGGCGGGCGTGACGGCTCGCCGCAAGGGCGAGAGCCTCACCGTCGAGGCCGACCTCACCATCGACGGGGCGGGCGCGTTGTCGATCCTGCAGGACAAGGCCGACCTCTCGAACTCGACCTTCGATACGAACGTCACCTACTCGCAGTTCTGTTCGGCCTACCGGGAGATCGTCCACGTCGAGGAGGAAGTCGAGTGGAAGGACGCGCTCGTCTTCAAGCCGACCAAGCGCGCCGCCGGCTACCTCTGGTACTTCCCGCGAACGGGGACGGAGATCAACGCCGGCGTGGGCTTCCAGATGAACGAGGAGCCGATGAAACTGGTCGACGACCTCAAGGCGGATCTGGCGACCCGCCCGGAGTTCGAGGGTGCCACAGTCGAGGACAAGCTCGGGGCCGCGCTGCCGACCCGCAGACCGTACGACTCGGCGGTCGCGCCCGGGTTCATGGCCGTCGGGGACTCGGCGGGCCACGTCAACCCGACCACCGGCGGCGGGATCGCCGGCGCCGCATACGCCGGCGAATACGCCGGCGAACAGGCGATCCGCGCACTAGAGGCCGGCGACGTGAGCGAGGCGATGCTGTGGGACTACAACGAGCGCGTGATGGACCACTACGGGGGTCGGTATGCCGCCCTCGACGTCTACAACATCATGGCGACCGCCGGCGACGTCTCGGATCTGACGAGCCTGCTCGCCTCGCTGCCCGGCGAAAACCTGGCCGAAGCGCTCTATTCGGGTAGTACGGACTTCGGGCTGAAGTTGAAACTCCGGGCCGCGATGGACAGCTTCGGCCACTGGGGGACGATCCTCGATTTCTACAGGACGAAGCGGGTCGCCGACGAGCTGTTGAATCACTACGAGCGCTATCCGGATCGGCCCTCGGCGCTTGCGGGCTGGCAGCGCGAGCGCGACGCGATCATGGATCGGGTCTACGAGACGGCCGGCGCCGAGGCGAAGTACTAG
- a CDS encoding 2Fe-2S iron-sulfur cluster-binding protein, which produces MTTHTVEFVGTGETIEVTDKQTILSRCLEEGIAQEYSCRVGMCLACTAEIVEGEVTQPAARGITEEEKERFALTCMARPQSDLKLDRGKYPPSIAADEGANHTVNGSAVADDD; this is translated from the coding sequence ATGACGACCCACACCGTCGAGTTCGTCGGCACGGGGGAGACGATCGAGGTCACCGACAAGCAGACGATCCTCTCGCGGTGTCTCGAAGAGGGGATCGCCCAGGAATACTCCTGTCGGGTCGGGATGTGTCTCGCCTGTACCGCCGAGATCGTCGAGGGCGAGGTGACGCAACCTGCCGCCCGCGGGATCACCGAGGAGGAAAAAGAGCGCTTCGCGCTGACCTGCATGGCCCGTCCGCAGTCGGATCTAAAACTCGATCGCGGGAAGTATCCCCCGAGTATCGCCGCGGACGAGGGGGCGAACCACACCGTCAACGGCTCGGCCGTCGCCGACGACGATTAG
- a CDS encoding MOSC domain-containing protein codes for MARVDQLFIAREDSAPMESRDWIEAVEGGLAGDRYCTGKGYYSPFDVCEVTLIAGEAIDEIVDEFDIDLSDGRHRRNVVTRGVEVHDLLGTTFSVGEATLRGTRPRPPCAHVEQVAGEEGVARALKNKRGGVCAEVVDPGRIGVDDEIEVLEPDARTMGRKIVDRLGF; via the coding sequence ATGGCACGGGTCGACCAGCTGTTCATCGCGCGGGAGGACTCGGCTCCGATGGAGTCGAGAGATTGGATCGAGGCCGTCGAGGGCGGGTTGGCGGGCGATCGCTACTGCACGGGCAAGGGGTACTACTCCCCGTTCGACGTCTGTGAGGTGACGCTGATCGCGGGCGAGGCGATCGACGAAATAGTGGACGAATTCGACATCGACCTCTCCGATGGTCGCCACCGCCGCAACGTCGTCACCCGCGGGGTCGAGGTCCACGATCTGCTGGGCACGACTTTTTCGGTCGGCGAGGCGACCCTGCGGGGAACGCGCCCGCGCCCGCCGTGCGCTCACGTCGAGCAGGTCGCCGGCGAGGAGGGCGTCGCCCGTGCGCTGAAGAACAAGCGCGGCGGGGTCTGTGCGGAGGTCGTCGATCCCGGTCGGATCGGGGTCGACGACGAAATCGAGGTGCTCGAACCCGACGCCCGGACGATGGGCCGGAAGATCGTCGACAGGCTGGGGTTCTAG
- a CDS encoding acetamidase/formamidase family protein, translating into MTSDDYEVDHELSDADGNIHNAWDNSLDPVLTVEPGEVVRFECRDALDGQVGPDSDVEDLANASFDPVHPLTGPVEIEGAEPGDALVVELLDFEHKGWGFTGFMPGEMGLGLLPEEFDEAGLHVWDLDDETAEFVDGIEIPVDMFPGTIGTAPAKPGEHDTLPPRDVGGNMDVKQMTAGSTVYLPVEVEGALFSTGDCHVAQGDGEVCVTGIEAPMFVTARFGLKKDAGFAQPQLETTGPFTATGQDEPMYGTTGISDDLMEATKLAILHMIEHLERERDLTRGEAYILCSAAVDLKLSEVVDAPNWTVTAFVPESIFPEN; encoded by the coding sequence ATGACATCTGACGACTACGAGGTCGACCACGAACTGAGCGACGCCGACGGAAACATCCACAACGCGTGGGACAACTCCCTCGATCCCGTGCTGACCGTCGAACCGGGCGAAGTCGTGCGCTTCGAGTGCCGGGACGCCCTCGACGGGCAGGTCGGCCCCGATTCGGACGTCGAGGACCTCGCGAACGCCAGTTTCGACCCGGTCCACCCGCTGACGGGACCCGTCGAAATCGAGGGCGCCGAGCCAGGCGACGCGCTGGTCGTCGAACTGCTCGACTTCGAGCACAAGGGCTGGGGATTCACGGGCTTTATGCCCGGCGAGATGGGGCTCGGACTCCTGCCCGAGGAGTTCGATGAGGCGGGACTGCACGTCTGGGATCTGGATGACGAGACCGCCGAGTTCGTCGACGGGATCGAGATCCCAGTGGACATGTTCCCGGGGACGATCGGCACCGCGCCCGCCAAACCGGGCGAGCACGACACCCTCCCGCCGCGCGACGTTGGCGGGAACATGGACGTCAAGCAGATGACCGCCGGTTCGACGGTCTATCTTCCCGTCGAGGTCGAGGGAGCGTTATTTTCGACCGGCGACTGCCACGTCGCACAGGGCGACGGCGAGGTCTGTGTGACGGGAATCGAGGCGCCGATGTTCGTCACCGCACGGTTCGGTCTGAAGAAGGACGCCGGCTTCGCTCAGCCCCAGTTGGAGACGACGGGGCCGTTTACCGCCACTGGCCAGGACGAACCGATGTACGGCACGACGGGGATCAGCGACGACCTGATGGAGGCGACGAAGCTGGCTATCTTGCACATGATCGAGCACCTCGAACGCGAGCGCGATCTGACCCGCGGGGAGGCGTACATCCTCTGCTCGGCGGCGGTCGACCTGAAACTCAGCGAGGTCGTCGACGCGCCCAACTGGACCGTCACCGCGTTCGTTCCCGAGAGCATCTTTCCCGAGAACTAG
- a CDS encoding twin-arginine translocation signal domain-containing protein, with product MEESTTRRRFLTAVGTTATGIGFAGTASASDTSRGTSAR from the coding sequence ATGGAAGAGAGCACGACCAGACGGCGGTTTTTGACGGCAGTGGGCACGACGGCGACGGGAATCGGGTTCGCCGGGACGGCAAGCGCCTCGGACACCTCGAGGGGAACGAGTGCGCGGTAG